One Manduca sexta isolate Smith_Timp_Sample1 chromosome 26, JHU_Msex_v1.0, whole genome shotgun sequence genomic region harbors:
- the LOC115442507 gene encoding myoneurin isoform X2: MADSQDYIDMKSCRICLASNKPLCPLFRYKLSGNYAEMLTAIADVKVSSNDGLPEKICLKCCTTLEKAFLLKTVAERSDRKLRKMLAKVKGNIPTKKIAFDSFTDIKSEIGPITIKSEPKWEMEIDVNNEGATKAVETIDGKDIVIANTVIRKVDPTMEETKVDTSIQDDTVELTWKKSTINKNDDFDDDFMNDGLQDSNDDEDYVPPTEKQKTRFKKPKLADIKVFKGKPVVRKIKVIKKIRDEYEEGGTKIDNPKSTSITCYPILKNGTRGAPIILKRPKDSTILKVHTGYKPRTVSSTGDAPRVIRREKPVRMVRSGVAKQREKLVCPVCGILTYTLGNHITTHQEKKRYSCPQCPRTFAQKSNLQSHAKQHSGIKDHICEICGAGFYSQKSLVRHNLIHKGERPFPCNLCNKRFIAMQNLRRHMRSHTGDKPFTCDICSKSFVQKHHLQNHTLIHTRDKPFSCEVCNVAFSYKVNLNNHVFKVHGINLKFKSIHTVTEDVLRRELGLGNETRVAISHILPQMGNEVPPPAAHETVHHTSEY, encoded by the exons ATGGCGGATTCCCAAGATTATATTGACATGAAATCATGTCGCATTTGTCTGGCCAGCAATAAACCATTATGTCCCTTGTTCAGATACAAATTGTCGGGCAATTATGCCGAAATGCTTACAGCAATAGCGGACGTAAAG GTGTCATCAAATGACGGTCTTCCAGAGAAAATTTGTCTAAAATGTTGCACGACACTGGAAAAAGCGTTTCTTTTAAAAACAGTGGCCGAAAG GTCAGACAGGAAATTGAGAAAAATGCTAGCCAAGGTAAAAGGTAACATTCCcacaaaaaaaattgcttttgaTTCTTTCACTGACATAAAAAGCGAAATAGGCCCTATTACTATCAAATCTGAGCCCAAGTGGGAAATGGAAATTGATGTAAACAATGAGGGAGCTACAAAAGCTGTGGAGACAATAGATGGCAAAGATATTGTTATTGCCAACACAGTCATAAGAAAAGTGGATCCTACCATGGAAGAAACTAAAGTTGATACTTCAATACAGGACGATACCGTGGAATTAACATGGAAAAAGTCTACCATCAACAAAAATGATGACTTTGAT gaTGATTTCATGAATGATGGATTACAAGATAGTAATGATGATGAGGACTATGTGCCTCCAactgaaaaacaaaaaacaagatTCAAAAAGCCAAAATTAGCTGATATTAAAGTTTTCAAGGGAAAACCTGTGGTTAGGaagattaaagtaataaaaaaaattagagatGAATATGAAGAAGGTGGAACAAAAATTGATAATCCAAAATCAACATCCATTACTTGCT ATCCCATTTTAAAGAATGGCACAAGGGGTGCACCTATCATCTTGAAGCGTCCAAAAGATTCGACCATACTGAAAGTACATACAGGTTATAAGCCAAGAACTGTGTCCTCGACCGGAGATGCTCCTAGGGTCATAAGAAGGGAAAAACCTGTGAGAATGGTGAGAAGTGGTGTTGCAAAACAGAGAGAAAAGCTTGTCTGTCCTGTTTGTGGTATACTTACATATACTCTGGGTAACCATATTACAACTCATCaag AAAAGAAAAGGTATTCATGCCCACAATGCCCAAGAACTTTTGCCCAGAAGAGCAATTTGCAATCACACGCTAAGCAGCACTCGGGAATTAAGGACCATATATGTGAAATCTGTGGTGCCGGTTTTTACAGTCAGAAGTCACTAGTCAG gCATAACTTGATTCATAAAGGCGAAAGGCCATTCCCCTGCAATCTATGTAATAAGAGATTTATTGCT ATGCAAAATCTGCGTCGCCATATGAGAAGTCATACCGGAGACAAACCTTTTACATGTGACATCTGCAGTAAATCCTTTGTGCAGAAGCACCATCTACAAAATCATACATTAATCCACACGCGCGATAAACCGTTTTCATGCGAG GTCTGTAATGTCGCCTTCagttataaagtaaatttaaacaaCCATGTTTTCAAAGTGCATGGTATCAACCTAAAGTTCAAATCTATTCACACTGTTACCGAAGATGTCCTACGCCGAGAATTGGGTTTAGGCAATGAGACTAGAGTGGCAATTTCCCACATCTTACCACAAATGGGCAATGAAGTACCGCCGCCTGCTGCTCACGAGACCGTTCATCACACCTCGGAATATTAG
- the LOC115442507 gene encoding zinc finger protein 391 isoform X1 — MADSQDYIDMKSCRICLASNKPLCPLFRYKLSGNYAEMLTAIADVKVSSNDGLPEKICLKCCTTLEKAFLLKTVAERSDRKLRKMLAKVKGNIPTKKIAFDSFTDIKSEIGPITIKSEPKWEMEIDVNNEGATKAVETIDGKDIVIANTVIRKVDPTMEETKVDTSIQDDTVELTWKKSTINKNDDFDDDFMNDGLQDSNDDEDYVPPTEKQKTRFKKPKLADIKVFKGKPVVRKIKVIKKIRDEYEEGGTKIDNPKSTSITCYPILKNGTRGAPIILKRPKDSTILKVHTGYKPRTVSSTGDAPRVIRREKPVRMVRSGVAKQREKLVCPVCGILTYTLGNHITTHQEKKRYSCPQCPRTFAQKSNLQSHAKQHSGIKDHICEICGAGFYSQKSLVRHNLIHKGERPFPCNLCNKRFIARCDLNRHLRIHSGYKPFKCGTCTMSFNAKHQLQNHERMHTGERPYTCQVCNVAFSYKVNLNNHVFKVHGINLKFKSIHTVTEDVLRRELGLGNETRVAISHILPQMGNEVPPPAAHETVHHTSEY, encoded by the exons ATGGCGGATTCCCAAGATTATATTGACATGAAATCATGTCGCATTTGTCTGGCCAGCAATAAACCATTATGTCCCTTGTTCAGATACAAATTGTCGGGCAATTATGCCGAAATGCTTACAGCAATAGCGGACGTAAAG GTGTCATCAAATGACGGTCTTCCAGAGAAAATTTGTCTAAAATGTTGCACGACACTGGAAAAAGCGTTTCTTTTAAAAACAGTGGCCGAAAG GTCAGACAGGAAATTGAGAAAAATGCTAGCCAAGGTAAAAGGTAACATTCCcacaaaaaaaattgcttttgaTTCTTTCACTGACATAAAAAGCGAAATAGGCCCTATTACTATCAAATCTGAGCCCAAGTGGGAAATGGAAATTGATGTAAACAATGAGGGAGCTACAAAAGCTGTGGAGACAATAGATGGCAAAGATATTGTTATTGCCAACACAGTCATAAGAAAAGTGGATCCTACCATGGAAGAAACTAAAGTTGATACTTCAATACAGGACGATACCGTGGAATTAACATGGAAAAAGTCTACCATCAACAAAAATGATGACTTTGAT gaTGATTTCATGAATGATGGATTACAAGATAGTAATGATGATGAGGACTATGTGCCTCCAactgaaaaacaaaaaacaagatTCAAAAAGCCAAAATTAGCTGATATTAAAGTTTTCAAGGGAAAACCTGTGGTTAGGaagattaaagtaataaaaaaaattagagatGAATATGAAGAAGGTGGAACAAAAATTGATAATCCAAAATCAACATCCATTACTTGCT ATCCCATTTTAAAGAATGGCACAAGGGGTGCACCTATCATCTTGAAGCGTCCAAAAGATTCGACCATACTGAAAGTACATACAGGTTATAAGCCAAGAACTGTGTCCTCGACCGGAGATGCTCCTAGGGTCATAAGAAGGGAAAAACCTGTGAGAATGGTGAGAAGTGGTGTTGCAAAACAGAGAGAAAAGCTTGTCTGTCCTGTTTGTGGTATACTTACATATACTCTGGGTAACCATATTACAACTCATCaag AAAAGAAAAGGTATTCATGCCCACAATGCCCAAGAACTTTTGCCCAGAAGAGCAATTTGCAATCACACGCTAAGCAGCACTCGGGAATTAAGGACCATATATGTGAAATCTGTGGTGCCGGTTTTTACAGTCAGAAGTCACTAGTCAG gCATAACTTGATTCATAAAGGCGAAAGGCCATTCCCCTGCAATCTATGTAATAAGAGATTTATTGCT CGTTGCGATCTGAACCGCCACCTGCGTATACATTCCGGTTACAAACCGTTTAAGTGCGGAACATGCACAATGTCGTTCAACGCCAAACACCAGTTGCAAAACCACGAGAGAATGCACACAGGGGAACGTCCGTACACATGTCAG GTCTGTAATGTCGCCTTCagttataaagtaaatttaaacaaCCATGTTTTCAAAGTGCATGGTATCAACCTAAAGTTCAAATCTATTCACACTGTTACCGAAGATGTCCTACGCCGAGAATTGGGTTTAGGCAATGAGACTAGAGTGGCAATTTCCCACATCTTACCACAAATGGGCAATGAAGTACCGCCGCCTGCTGCTCACGAGACCGTTCATCACACCTCGGAATATTAG
- the LOC115442546 gene encoding prothoracicotropic hormone isoform X2: MKPLRTIILCSCIFMVIQFLAPTAMAIKRTSNINEYTVENERTRKKQNYLLHRNKNSFRDKDNFGLMYKTEPFEPDANPEELSAFIVDYANMIRNDVILLDNSVETRTRKRGNIKVEEYNKGFINLGENVFPSNIETINCSTNQQQSCPPPYICKESIYEIKILRKRKSMAEKSLARPTDLEIGWVAESLPISVGCICTRDYVI, translated from the exons ATGAAACCTTTGAgaacaattatattatgttcctgTATCTTCATGGTAATACAATTCCTAGCACCTACGGCGATGGCTATTAAAAGAACTTCCAACATTAATGAATACACTGTCGAAAATGAAAGAACTCGCAAGAAACAGAATTATTTGCTGCACAGAAACAAGAACTCGTTCCGCGACAAAGACAATTTCGGTTTGATGTATAAAACAGAGCCATTTGAACCTGACGCCAATCCTGAAGAATTGTCAGCTTTTATCGTTGATTATGCAAATATGATCAGGAACGATGTTATCCTATTAGATAATTCTGTCGAAACCCGAACACGGAAAAGAGGCAACATTAAAGTGGAAGAATATAAT AAAGGTTTCATAAACTTAGGAGAAAATGTATTTCCGAGTAATATAGAAACAATAAATTGTAGTACAAATCAACAGCAATCTTGTCCTCCTCCGTATATATGCAAGGAGAGCATATACGAA ataaaaatattgagaaaaaGAAAATCCATGGCAGAAAAGTCACTCGCTCGGCCTACTGACTTAGAAATCGGGTGGGTCGCTGAAAGCCTACCTATCAGCGTTGGATGTATATGCACGAGggattatgttatctaa
- the LOC115442546 gene encoding prothoracicotropic hormone isoform X1, which produces MKPLRTIILCSCIFMVIQFLAPTAMAIKRTSNINEYTVENERTRKKQNYLLHRNKNSFRDKDNFGLMYKTEPFEPDANPEELSAFIVDYANMIRNDVILLDNSVETRTRKRGNIKVEEYNQAIPDPPCSCEYKKGFINLGENVFPSNIETINCSTNQQQSCPPPYICKESIYEIKILRKRKSMAEKSLARPTDLEIGWVAESLPISVGCICTRDYVI; this is translated from the exons ATGAAACCTTTGAgaacaattatattatgttcctgTATCTTCATGGTAATACAATTCCTAGCACCTACGGCGATGGCTATTAAAAGAACTTCCAACATTAATGAATACACTGTCGAAAATGAAAGAACTCGCAAGAAACAGAATTATTTGCTGCACAGAAACAAGAACTCGTTCCGCGACAAAGACAATTTCGGTTTGATGTATAAAACAGAGCCATTTGAACCTGACGCCAATCCTGAAGAATTGTCAGCTTTTATCGTTGATTATGCAAATATGATCAGGAACGATGTTATCCTATTAGATAATTCTGTCGAAACCCGAACACGGAAAAGAGGCAACATTAAAGTGGAAGAATATAAT CAAGCTATACCGGACCCGCCTTGTAGCTGCGAATACAAA AAAGGTTTCATAAACTTAGGAGAAAATGTATTTCCGAGTAATATAGAAACAATAAATTGTAGTACAAATCAACAGCAATCTTGTCCTCCTCCGTATATATGCAAGGAGAGCATATACGAA ataaaaatattgagaaaaaGAAAATCCATGGCAGAAAAGTCACTCGCTCGGCCTACTGACTTAGAAATCGGGTGGGTCGCTGAAAGCCTACCTATCAGCGTTGGATGTATATGCACGAGggattatgttatctaa